Genomic window (Carassius carassius chromosome 36, fCarCar2.1, whole genome shotgun sequence):
TTAAGAGTCAATAATGCAAGCAGTCTTACAAAGAGAGACAAATGGAGATAATCTTGTCTATGCAAACATACTTTGCTCATTAGATTTACATTTGATATCTTTATATAAAGATTTTCCCAGGAGCCACCTGCATCTGCCTtaaggaattgttcacccaaagatgaaaattaaGTTCTcatttaaatacgttttaatCTAATCTAGAATTCAAGCTATTCAAGATGATTTTTTCCATGCATTGAAAGTGTGTTTTGATTCTGtaaatcttcaaaatatcatatacaaaaaaaaagataggtaacgctttattttaaggtgttcctGTTACACTTTACATGTagttactattataataataaccataacaataaatgatgcataattacatgcaagtaactctaaaccaaaccctaatcttaACCCTTGCCATATtctaagtacatgtagttaattaatattactcactacttaaatgtataattgcaatgtaacaaggacaccttaaaataaagtgtaaccaaagtATAATACTAATACACACCAACAAACACATACACTATATGCCAAGTCTTCTGAAACTATGTGATCTATACATTTTCTATGAAAAACAGACCATTATTATTAATTCCTTCCGGTTTAGATCTCAAATAAATTTCATGTGCTTGCtttgatttaaagatttaaaggTTTATATTTGTGAAATCTGCTGTGCAAGAACCAAATATCTTCCATGGCATTGATGGCATGATGCATCTTGTGATGCCATGTTTGTTCCCCACAAAATGTTATTGTAAGTCTTCAGAACATTTCGGAATATAGCGCACGAGTTTCATGTTCcacttttgttactttttttgttgTCACTTTTGATTACTCCACTTAACATTAATCAATCACATTCAGTGTATGGAAAACAGCAGCTTGGACATTTAGcaataactttaatattttacCAAAAAACAAACTTTAATATTTTGGATCAATATGAGGATCAGTATATCAAGAAAAGtacataatttttgggtgaactattccactGTGATAAAATGGCAATAAGTTATGTGCAGAAATCACAAGCCGGATATACACTACAAGATTTTAGGACCTATTTTTTCTGGAGATCCCCAACAAGAAGGTTTTTCTGGAGGGCAGCCTTAAATCTGAGGCAAATTAATGCTTGTTCACATGAGTGACTATCATATAGTGCAAGGTAATAAAGTGGAGCAAGACACAATTTGAGAAAAGCACTAATGCCTGGGAATTAATTAGCAGGCTAAATATCTGGGCCACTATGAAATCTTGCAGTGTGAAATGTGTTTTGACAGGAAATGACATTAGCGATGACCTACAGCTAATGTGAGGAGAACAAAATATAGTGCAAGGGAAATATTGAGAAGTCATCTTCTCAACCAATCTCTTctccatattcatatttttttcagtttttgtagATTGCAAGCTTCTTGATAACCATTTTGATTTGAAGAAATACCAGTTACACGCCATAATTCCGTTCATGCATGATATTACGTGAGATCCTGTATCACTTCTCGCAAATGCATTTTGTAAATGAGAAATGGGGATTCTTCCTACTGAAATTGTTTGATGTGTGGCCCACAGTCACATATCTATTATGTTATGTGCAAAGCACAGCAACTTCATGATACCCCAAAAAGTTAGCGTAGTGTGAAAAGAACAGCACTgattatttcaaaattgtgtagtGAATTGGCAGCATTACTGAGCCCGCTACTGTCGCATGACATATTATAGTCATGCTATAGATGTTGCTTGTCCAGAGCTGACCAAATAAGAGCTACATATGCTACCATCTGATCCCAAGTCCTGGTTTTTACAATGAGGTATGTTCAGACAGAGACTACCAAAGACACTGTGACTGTTAACCACTACAGAAAGCTGTAGCTACATTTCTTCTGTCATTCTTTGTCAGCATTGAATAGTAAAAAGCAGTATGTACATTAAAGGATTTGTAAATCCTAAAATGAAGGTGGTTTTGCCTTACTTTTGCATAGCTGACATAAATTCTTCTTGGTATGATTCCTTAAGCATTTAAGGAATATGGCTAATATTGTGAGCTACtacacaatatatttaaaaaaaaatctacaaagcaTCAGCACGAGCATTATAAGTGCCTTTGCCAAATTAAATCACCTAATGAACTGAAATGTAACTAGTGTATATGTGGTTCATTCATATTTAGAAAAAGCCTGTGAAGTCAATTAGTCAAGTGGCGGTACAGCCAGTTGAACCGGAGTTACGGTGTTGATAAAAGCTGGGGTGAGCTGAGGTGGCTTGGCCTATCTGTGCTCATACTTTAGTTGTAAGGGGTTAGCAGTGAGTTGGGCAGTGTGCACAGGATGAGAACTTTATTCAGACTGTACCATTAGTGTATTTAGAGAGCTTATTCTCTAAGTCACAGATTCGTTTCTCCTGAGAAAGAACTGTGGCCTTCAGATTTTGGATCTCCTCAACAAGCTTCTCCAACAACTGAGGCTAGAGTTTGAAAGAGATTGAGAGAAAGCAAAGAAGAAGATGGCAGTTGGAAAGAGGAAATAGAAGAGAGAAGCGTAGTGACAGTAAGAGGAGGATGAACAGGAgcaaaaaagagagggaaaaaagcAAAACAGCAAGTCAAGGACAGGCTTAATTTGgaaatggaaaataatgtttagCTTCTAGGGATGGGAATCGaaagaaattgaaattgaaaaaaatgatCCAAAAAATATTAGGTAAAAGAGACAAGTCACTGACTGACTGATTCAGTGATAGAGTTGTGATACATTTGTGATTCAACCAGTTCAATTAAGTCATTCATTTGTGATTTGAATTGATACACTGTATGTTTTTTGTTCCAAGGACAAAGTATCAAAAAACTTGAATGATATAATTTAATGGTGCTTTTTCCTCATATTAGACATCAATTTACAGCTAAAACATTAATATGCCATAGCATTATAGATTCAAAACCGcgccaaaaaacattgtaaggATTTGTTGTTATAATCTTATGTTGttataatgttaatgtatttttttttttaatgaatccgaTAAAATTCCCAGCCCTATTTGATTCTTAAGAAATGTAAGTAATAAAGTTGATGAAGGAACAAAGTTATGAAGAAGGTATTTTAAGGCCAAAGATAAGCAAGACATTCTACTTACGGGCAAACTACTTCCATCTACGGCAGACATGCTTCTACGTGTTGCAGGTCTGCTGTCTAGAACATTCTTCTTGGCCACCTTTAGCTCTCTAGTCTTTGGAGGAACATAACCATCCCTCATGGACACTAATAAGGGGTCTGCGTCTTGTCCTTGCATCCATTCTTCAGGTTCCAGAGCCGGCTCTGGGCCTGCTGTGTCTGGGTACAGATCATCCTGGAATAGGTCTGACTGGAATCATAACAACAGAAAGAGAATGATGTAACTGGACGCACAGATTTTACATACAGTGGAATGCGAAAGTTTGgaaaccccttgcagaatctgtgaaaatgtgagtaattttaacaaaataagagcgatcgtacaaaatgcatgttattttttctatttataactgtcctaagatattttacataaaagatgtttacatatagtccacaagaccaaaaaaaatcatgtttatgTATGAGCTAATGTATTAAAGATTTATTAACATCGTAGTATGAAGCTGAAAGTCGTTGAAGCGAAACGAGGCTGTTGCTAATGAGAGACAAGCTTGACACACAGCttgaaagcagcggagcttttaCTAGATTTGACCGCTTCCGCTACTTCCGGTCGTGCATATGTGGGTTAAAGCAGcgctgttttatcatactagatacatCTGAAAGTcctgttataatgctactctgtgcgcttatttctctggatttaaacattcttcaaaacatttgggataatgtgtacacaagtcagcaaaatatacaacactgttgtagtggtttttggttatttcaattaaaaaattgtACATATTGTACCTTTAAGAGTCGGGGGGAGAAAACTTTTTCAATTTTTTAAGATCAAGGTAAACTGTACTTAATTTGTCTTCCAGGAAACATGCAATTATCTTCTGTTGCTTccgaagggcagtactaaataggaaaaaatatatatttcaacaaaataagaagaaaattGGACATCTTCATCCTGTTCAAGCTCTTAATGCATCATGTTTCCTTCTGGAGGACCAGTACTgtatgtttgaaccttttttaaaagttgtcctcagtgtaaaaagattgatctcaaaatcatacggtcactgctggaaagggttcaaatatgcaaaagatgctggaaaactgaagaatctgcaggacctggaGGATTTTTCTAAAGACcagtgctcagtttaactgttcagaacaaacaagggactcataaacagccatcataaaactaaaaaaaaacagtcatagaTCATCCAGgcaaccacacacagtattaaagggttagttcacccaaaaatatccATAAACCGGATACGCTGTTTCCATTCAGATCAAATCACAACAACGTAGGAAATGGATCTGGCGTgatgcagctgacacagaacagcatatgTTTATGGATAATGGGTGATGCGGAGGACATGAATTGTTGAAcaaaggcatttttttttcttttgcacacCAAAAGTATTCTTTCAGCTTCGTATAATTGtggttgagccactgatgtcacatggattattttacaaatctccttactatgtttctggacttgggaacatttcagttgcattgctgtctatgaagggtcagagagctctcagattccatcaaaatatcttaatttgtgttccgaagatgaacgaaggtcttatgggtttgaaacgacatgagggtgaataattaatgacagaattttcatttttgggtgaactaactctttaagaaCGAAGGGTTCCCAAACGTTTAAAGGGggttatttgaataatttcagctgatttgttttttgtcttgtaaagtatatgtaaacatctgggcagtactaaataaaacaataacatgcattttgtatgatcattattttgttaacatttttcacattttcacagattctgcaaggggttcccaaacttccGCATGCCGCTGTACTTCAGCATCATATAATCAATTTTTGGTTTTCAGTACTTTAATTTTATGTTCATAGTGGTTCAGGTTTGAAATAACCCTACACAAAGAGTATGTGCTTACCTTTCTGGGTACTGTCATCATAATAGGCTCACACTTTCTTTCATGGAGTTTATATAATCTATGAGAAATAATAAAGGTTCAGCTTCAGGAATGCTCAAAGctcaaagtttaaaagaacagtatttacttgaaatagaaatcttttgtgtaATCTAATgtgtccctgctgaataaaactataaatCACTGACCTCAAAAACTTTTTAATGGCAATGTAGATATATAGTATTTCTGTACACTGTACATATTAAAGTAACTAACACATATTCTAATCAACCAGTATAACCATGCAAAACTGACCTGGCAATCTCACACTTGCTGACGTCCACTCCTCTCTTGGGCATGAAGCCCATTCCTCTCTGTGGCTCCTTGCTACTGAATGTGCTGATGTAATGCACATAGGGAGGCTCCTCTGTGATCTCAAAATACCGAATACTGCTGTCACCCTGTGGGGACACAGAAGCAACTTTACAGTGCCAGCCTGAGTATGATAACAAATGAAGATGAAACATGAAGTCATACCTTGCCACTGAGATACACAATGTTAGTGTCTGGATCATAAAAAGGCAATAAAACTCCATTACTTGTGTCCAGCTCAAGTAGTGCTATGGGCTCTTCAAAATTAGTCTAAACAAAGACAGAAATGAACACCATCAGTGATTTGAAAGTTAACAAgggaaattaaataaaactgattGAAATGAATAGAATGAATTCAATTACATTTGTTATTAATGAGTAAATGCCTAAATGAAATTCCTTTAAATGCCTAAATGAAATTCCTGTCaccatttaatcaccctcatatGTTTTGGTTACCTGCATCTTATTGGGACAAACGGTTCTCaggattcattaaaaatatttcaatttgaacTGAAGATTTACCATAGCAAAATGGGTATGGaataacatgaaggtgagtaaatataCTATCCATTACCGGATCCCACAGGCCAAGCTCTCTCTGGCTCATCTTGGTAAAACCTGTGGTGAAAATGTTTCCCTCTTTGGTAAAAATTGCTCTCATTGGCCGGATACCCTCATGTGGGCACAGTCTTTCCTACAGAAGAAAAAATGTCCATAATGTTCATGTTTACAAAGAGCTGTGaggtttttcttcttttctccGCTATAATACTTACCGCCACCACCTCGTTTTTCCGGGGATCGCACACTCGGAGGCGACGGTCCTTGCAGGTGGTGCAGAACAGGCTACCGTTGTAGTTCCAACTGACGTTATAGATGAGGTCAGGATGGTCATCCAGTGTCATCAAGGGTTCTCCAGTGCCCACATTCCAGATGATGATCAGATTATCACTGCCTGAGACAAATGCAAACTGAATGGAAACAAAGACTTTCCACTGCTCCAAATTTATTTTTCTACGAAATGAAGTAATCTTATTTTTATACACTTTTAATGTAAGAAGTTGGTGTCTATTGTACTGATCTTTACCTGCAGTGAGGAGTATGTTGCGGGCAGTGGGGTGCCATTTAATGATGCCCACGCGTTTAGAGTGACCCTCCAGCACCACAATGGGCTCGCTGATGGGACGAGAGGGAGTGTGGTCAGGGATCTGCCATACCTGAGTAAACACAATTCTATTAGAGCAATGGTTCTCAAACAGGGGGGCCTCAACAAACTTCAAAGTATTTAATATTTGattataattaattgtaaaaaaaaaaaaaaaaaaagtttagaccATCCTGCAAGACTTTAacacttttatatttattaacataattattccaaataaatttaaaaacacataaaaatacatattgtaaGGCCATACATACATGCTCAACTGCTTTAAGCATGTTAGAATGTAGAAAAATCCCGCACACTACTCAAACTTCATCAAGTCTGTGGAAGGTTGATTGACcacaatgtttttaataaaaaatgttgtaatGATAGTAGTTGTATTTATTGCAAAttcttttttgttaattttgttctGTAGTATCCTAATAGtacttaaacaaaaataatctttCAGCCTAGaccaaaaaattatattatatattatatatattattacagtaaatGGATTAAACTATCTTATATATTGGCTTGCAGTGCATTGTAGCCAGAGTTCCTTTGGTAACCAGTGAGCACAGCAGCAATGCCAGCACAGATGACAGCTGCAGTTAACCTCCTCTAACAGCAGTGCATACAGTGCATGCCATTCATGTTTGTAATGTAATGAAACAGCACTAATATCCTTCATATATAATACCTCTATATCGTCTTGCTTAACTTTGGGCAAAAGCATCCTATATTTGTTTTCAGTAGACCGTATAATACTTTCAGCATTTATACTCACATTTAAAACGTGTGAATGCCACTGCAGTACTTGGATTACTTCTAGAGCTTTTCTCAGAAGCAGCTTCACTTTTCTGAACTGCACATGTGTTCTAAAAGTTGTAgttttatttatcttaatttttgaACAGTGACATACACTGAAAATAAATCTGGTGTAGGATTTACTATGATacaattctcttttttttcataaactacaaaaaaatgttaatgtaaaaagaaaatactatttcagtctatcTACTgtgtattgttttataattttaactAGAAATTATTTTGTGTTACCTTTAACATAAATGTaactttgattttatttatttatttttatctaatgcaatgacatttataCACTTTTAAGTGTGGCTTAGGCGTCCAAATACTTCATGAGGTCACTGTATACAGAAATGTTTGCATATGTTTCAGTGTGTTCTGAAAATGAAATGACTCATCTCTATAGACAACTTAGACCCATCTTTCCTTGTCTGTCATTCCAGTGGCTTATTTGTGAACAGGTTTCTGGCCAAGAGTGCCTTTCTAACATGTTTATAAATACCAGCTCCAGTCCCATGCCTGAACCGTTAACTCCAGTCATCACCCTTCATATTAACACTATTGTCTGTCACCTTGATCGTTCCCTCCAGTGCGAGTAGGTATATATGGAGACATGCTTCATTTGTTTGTAAAAATGCAACCGAAACATGTTCATGACTACAAGGCTATTGGCTGGCAGGCAATGGAGATGTTTATGAATGTCTGTCAGGATGATTACCATGGCAGTGGTATCTTCAGAGCAGCTGGCCAGGATATTGTCATTGTGAGGACACCAGTCAATGTCTAGAACAGGCCCTGAGTGTCCAATCACTAGAGGATAGTTTTTGTCCACTCGACCCACCTATAGCATattaaaacaaagaataaaagaTAATGTTAAGTATTGGGAGGCATATAAAGTCAGTATATAGGTTGGTAAGACTTTTTTCTTagtctgcatgtatttgatcaaaaagaaaaaaaatataaaaacaccattgtaaaatgcagaaattttaaaatgactgctttctatttcaatatattttaaaatgtaatttattcctgtaatgagaaagctgaattttcactagccattactcaagtcttcagtgtcacatgatccttcagaaatcattcaaatatggtaatttgatgctcaagaaacattttttcttattttaaatattgaagagttgcttaatattttttgaaaaccatattatatatatatatatatgtataattatatatatatatatatatatagtaatttattttttaccagtgTCATCTTTTGTAATCCAAAAACTTTGAACTTTTTAGCTGCATGCATATTTAAATGCACATGCACAGCCCTGTCACTGTATAATTTCCCCCATATTAGAAAAcatggaaaattatttaaaaagtgacACCCAGGAAGCAACACCCAGGCTCATTCCATTTTCTCAAATTTTACAGAAATTGAAAGCTATATTCAACCATGTTACCactgtttaaaaaatatcaaacaagaTTTAATTAAtaggaaatatttatttatttaacaaatatttatttaatgtttggtgttacaaaaacacataaaccGGGGTTTTTTACGTAGATATATCCCATGATTTTTGTAATGTGAATaacattgtcaatgttgaaaaataaatagaaaattaattaatatttattttgacctTTTGAGGTTGACGAGCAATGTTTTCTGAAGGTTAAGCTCTGCTTTTCACTGACACAAATATTTAACTTCTTGTTTGTCCCTGGCATGTATTTGTAAACTGATGTTATCAAATCATAATTATTCTTTAGGGATTCTGATGTAACTTCTTcgaatgtttttttgttatttgtgtggAGCTGGTGTGAGCACGTGTTGGTTCTGTGTTCGGCTGCTCCTCCTCCAGTCCCTCCCGTCCTCATTCTCCTGGTGTGTATTTATAACTCTGTGATGAGGCGTTGAAAAGGGAGTTTTTCTTTTGGCCTGTTGAGACTGAGTGCAGAGGAGATGGCTACCTGGGTATTTATAGGGTATCTTTCAAAGCCTGCTGATATATGCTCGTGACTCGACAGAGGCTAAACTAAAAGGGCATTAACTGACCATGGACCCATAGAGAATCaagacaaactcacacacacacaaaaaataatgatGTGATATACTGTGTGGCTCAATATATTATCAATATATTAAGGTCACACATGCATTAGCAACAACTAGAAGTAATTTAAGATGCTTTTTAATGCCAAACTAAATATTTCTACAATTGTTTCCATTATGGAAGACCTGTTTAAGTGTGTAACTTacatcaaaattatatttttataagaactttaagttacactttattttaaggtgtccttgttacagtgtaattatacatttaagtactgagtaatattaattaactaaatgtacttactataaggttagggttaggattagggtttgtctTAGGGTTACTTTCAagttataatgtataatttattgttattacaatagaagtacatgtaacatatcaaggacactttaaaataaagcattaccGATCTTTATACAGTAGTCCCAAACATAACTATTTTAAAGACAGTTAGCA
Coding sequences:
- the coro6 gene encoding coronin-6; amino-acid sequence: MSRSIVRQSKFRHVFGQSVKADQSYDDIRVSKVTWDSSFCAVNPKFLAVIVESSGGGAFLVMPLSKVGRVDKNYPLVIGHSGPVLDIDWCPHNDNILASCSEDTTAMVWQIPDHTPSRPISEPIVVLEGHSKRVGIIKWHPTARNILLTAGSDNLIIIWNVGTGEPLMTLDDHPDLIYNVSWNYNGSLFCTTCKDRRLRVCDPRKNEVVAERLCPHEGIRPMRAIFTKEGNIFTTGFTKMSQRELGLWDPTNFEEPIALLELDTSNGVLLPFYDPDTNIVYLSGKGDSSIRYFEITEEPPYVHYISTFSSKEPQRGMGFMPKRGVDVSKCEIARLYKLHERKCEPIMMTVPRKSDLFQDDLYPDTAGPEPALEPEEWMQGQDADPLLVSMRDGYVPPKTRELKVAKKNVLDSRPATRRSMSAVDGSSLPPQLLEKLVEEIQNLKATVLSQEKRICDLENKLSKYTNGTV